TTGGGCGAATTGCCATTGGCGGTAGCAGGCATTACGGGTGTGTACTACCTCATTTTTGCAGTTGTTGGTCATGGACTCAACAATGGCTTGCAGGCACTCATTTCCCGCAGGGCCGGCGAAAACCGCATTGATGAAATTGGTAAACTTTTTAGTCAGGGCGTATTCATTGCTTTGCTTTTTGCAGCATTGGCCATTGCCATCAACTATAGTATAACGCCCTTGCTGTTACGCTACGCATTAAGTGATCCGCAGAAGTACGACATGGCGGTTTCGTTTTTACAAATACGCATGTGGGGTTTGCCCTTTTTGTACCTGTACCAAATGCGCAACGCCTTGCTGGTAGGTACCAACAACAGTAAGTTTTTGGTGATTGGCACACTGGCAGAAACACTCACCAATATTGTGCTCGAT
The Phnomibacter ginsenosidimutans genome window above contains:
- a CDS encoding MATE family efflux transporter, whose translation is MGGLGELPLAVAGITGVYYLIFAVVGHGLNNGLQALISRRAGENRIDEIGKLFSQGVFIALLFAALAIAINYSITPLLLRYALSDPQKYDMAVSFLQIRMWGLPFLYLYQMRNALLVGTNNSKFLVIGTLAETLTNIVLDYGLIYGKLGMPKIGFNGAAYASIIAEAMGLLVVFLIIYGKGIGKKFQLHKHWYFDATNSKLILVQ